The window TTTTTCTTGGACTAGTTGCTGCTCTTTATCTTCTATTAGAGAAGACAAAAATTAATGACCTCAATGTTCATTACTCAATTGGCATTGGCTTAATTTCAGTTGGGATTTTAGTTGATTATATTTTGATTTAAATTTTCCTTTCATTTAGATGAAAGGTTCTTTTTTTGGACTTGTTTAACGAGTAACACAATGTTGTTTATTTCCGCTCCACAAAGGAAAGCTTCAGAGAATAATCATCGCAGGGACAGGCGCCTTTTGCCTGTCACGAGGCGCTTCGCTTTCCACGGGCGGGCCTGGGAGCCAGTCTTGCTTCAGTGCCTAGCCCCTCGAGGTCGCTTCGGTCCCTCAGGTGAAGTCAAAGAGCGACTTCTCCTTTAGGCCCAGCGCTTGTCGGGGCTGACCAAGGCACTTACGCATTTTATTCTCCTCGGCGCAAGCGCCTGTGGGTTCTCCCACTGACCTTTTCTCCCGTAGGACGTTGAATAACCTTCCGCGAATAGACATCGCAGGAGAAAATGCGGTCTTTGCATTTTCGAACGAGTCTTCGCGCCTTCCTCTCCAATCAACAGTTCTAATATCAACAATATCCATAAACACTGCTTGAATAAATAAAGCAATAATCCAATCTTGGATTATTGCTTCTGATTAATCATTCCTATTGAATCAATTGCTCTTTTTTTAACTGTCGGATACTTATTATTAGACCGGTGAGTCCAGCAGAAAACGACGGGATAATACTATAAATTAAATACTTCCACTCTCCAGTAAGCAAAGAAGCTATTAGAAAAATAACTGGTAATCCGACTAATACAAATATTGATACGAATAGTCCAAGCTTAGGATTACTTTTCATTTATCATCACCCCTGCATCGCAATCTTATCCATATTATACCATGTTTTTCATTTGCTACGAGGTTTTTTCACCGTAGGAACTTCATTAACTTCATACTTAAAACACCTGAAAGTTACCTTAAACTGACCCTTAGCCAATCAAAAAGTCACTTAGAGACCCCCCTATTCATTCTCATCAGCATTATAATATCTATCTTTCAACACTTCCCTTATAGCATTCAATTAATTTAGCAGGTTCTAGCTTATACAGCTCTCTTATATCTTTCGTTGGGTTAGTCGAGACATAGTTTGAAACGAGGCTTAAGGCGAATAGATAGCCTGCAAATACCGGAATTCCTCTTTTACGGCTCCCAAAACATAGCGGGCTCTTTATCATATCGTTTGTTGATTGAAGATGATCCTTACATTCATTCCAATACAAAATTTCTCTTTCTTTTGGAAGGTTATCTTTCCACCACCTCTTGTCTTTAAATAGTGATAAGCTAAAAAATTCCGCTGTTCCTTCCATCTTGAACCATTGTTCTAATGTAAAGCTACTTAAGGATATGTTGTATATAGGATTTTCAGGGCACGCGTGATGCATTTCATGAGCAAGCAGGTATTGTAAAAAATCAATGTCTGGTTGTGGCGGGATTGCTACAATTATGTTGCCGGGACCATTTGTAAAAGCATTTGACCAAAGAGATAAAGGCTGCTTTTCAAAATAAGAGAAAGGCAAGGCAGGTACAACCATGATACGCATTTCATCCAAGGGTAGATAGCGCGAAACAATTTGAAATGTTTCTCTAACTACCTGTTCTATATCAGCCGTATTCCATTCCATACTTTTTAGTTCAGATTCAGTCATTTCCAAGAATTGAAACATTTGAAACCGTTGGGCAAGTTGTTCCCATTCAGTCATCCAGGTTCTTTCGGATACACGCCCAGCAAATTCTTGCCGTAAAAATTCTTCCAGATTATTACGGTTCGATACAAGTTCAATAGGAGTAATTTGTTTAATCTCAAGCATTTTATAACCCCCTTGAAATACATTCCAAAAATTTGAAAAACTTTTCTCCTTTTAGTATAGCAAAAAATTCCAAATTAAATTAGTATGATTTTAAGGAGATGATTAAAAATGCTGCTGTTTGCCCCCCTGTTTATTTCGTTACTAACGCTTGGTCTTTGTTTTTACTTTACGCTCTCTTTCTTCCAATACTTGCACCAAAATGATGAACGCGCGATGCTGCAGAGCAAGAAAGCAGCAACTCTTTGCCTGATATTAGCTATTGGATTAATCCCATTTGGAGGCAGTCTAATCCGTTTTCTTTTCGGCTAAATATGGTATAATTATCACAACACATCATATACTAAAAACCGGACCATGCTGGGAACATGGACCGGTTACAATAGACGGTTCCCACTAAGGGGCCGGCGTTGGGAAGATAATCCACCTGGAGCCGTTAACTCAAGGGTGGATTATTTTTTTTGTGAAGAAGACAGAATCGCGACTACAAGACCTGCGAACGTGATCATCAGCGTTAACGATTCGAATACTGTCACCGGCATCCCCCCTTTCAAATCGGAGTAAACCGGCCACCCTTGAGAAAACCTATTCTATTGTCTTTCTATTATACCATTTTTCTTTCAAAAATACGAACATGCATTCGTGCTTTTCGTAGTTTAGATTGGGAAATTCCTTTTTAGTTTTCTATATCAAGTAAACATCAAACAGTGTAATCCAGAGATACATGGGATGTTTTATTTTTAAAAAATAGGATAAGTACATAAAGAAAGAATTTAAATAGTCAGGTTGTTTGAAGTTTGAATTTCTATAAAATATGGTATAATGATTCCTGTTTAGACGTATATAAAAAAAGACCGAACATGCTGGTACCATGTTCGGTCTACAATAGGCGGTTCCCAGAAGGGGCCGGCATTGAAGGCGCTTAATCCACCCAGGCTTGCACTTAAGGGTGGATTATTTTTTATTTGTAAAAGACAGTATTGTGACAACGAATCCCGCGAATGTGATCATTAGCGTCAGCGATTCGTATACTGTCACCGGCATCACCCCTTTCATATGGAGTAAACCGGCCACCCTTGGACAAACCTATCCTATTGTCCTTCTATTATACCATCTCATGAATAATAATACGGACATATATTCCCATTTATAATTTTCCCAACTTCGTTATTGTAAAAAACAATTGAACCACTAAAAAATGCTGAAAAATCTTTAATTCCCCACCTCAATCCTTATTTCTTTACTTAATCCCTGAATCGTTTTACTATTAGAATAATTGCATATTTGATAACTACTAGGGGTGCCCTGTTTTGGGCTGAGAGAAAAACGCTACGTTTTTTAACCCTTCGGACCTGATCTGGATTATACCAGCGTAGGAAAGTAGAGGAGAAGCAGTTTCCGCTTACTTTAACTAATTGGCCAGGTCCGTTTCATGGATCAGGCCTTTTTTTGTTTCTTCCTCCTAAAATTCCGAAAGTCTCCCTTATGCAATTACATTATTAAGGGGGAATTTTAATGGAAATCAAAGACCAAATTGTTCTTGTTACCGGTGCAAGCCGCGGGCTCGGCCGGGAAATTGCAAGATCTTTTGCACGCGAAGGAGCAAAAGTTGTCATTAATTACTTCAACAGTGAAGAGCATGCAGTTGCTCTTGAACGTGAACTCGGAGACCGGGCTATTGCCATCCGGGCAGACGTCCGAAATGCGGACCAGGTCATCGCTATGTTCGAAAAGGCAAAAAATCATTTCGATGCACCAATTACCACTATTATTAACAATGCTCTTGTCTCGTTTAAGTTCGACCCTGTCAAAAACAAGGATGCCTTTAAAGTTGCATGGGAGGATTATCATCAGCAGTTGGAAGGTGCAATTCGCGGCGCTCTAAATACTGTTCAGGCAGGATTACCCCGAATGAAGGAAAGTCAGTTCGGACGAATCATCAACATAGGTACAAATCTTGTCCAGAATCCAGTCGTCCCCTACCACGACTACAATACGAGCAAAGCAGCTCTTCTTGGGTTTACCCGTTCGATGGCCGCAGATCTTGGCCAGTATGGGATAACCGTTAACATGGTATCGGGAGGATTATTGCAGACCACTGATGCAAGTGCGGCAACCTCTGACGAAGTCTTTAACCTTATCAAAGCCTCCACTCCGATGAAAAAGGTTACAACGCCAGCGGAAATGGCAGATAGTGTGCTATTTTTCGCTTCACCATGGTCAAGAGCTGTTACCGGCCAGAACATCATGGCCGATGGCGGACTCGTAATGTCCTAAGGAGGTGCCTAAAATGGAAAAAACCGAAATTACTTCATTACTGCATAGGGTTCGCCAAACAAACCCGCTTGTTCACAACATAACCAATGTGGTTGTCGCTAATTTTACCGCAAATGGACTGCTGGCACTCGGTGCATCCCCTGTCATGGCCTATGCGGCTGAAGAGGTTGCCGATATGGCAAGAATAGCCGGCAGCCTGGTTTTAAATATTGGCACACTGACTCCGTCTGTAGTCGAGGCAATGATTATAGCCGGAAGCTCAGCCAATAAACAAGGTGTCCCCGTCATTCTTGACCCTGTCGGCGCCGGAGCAACTCCTTACCGGACAGAAACCGCAAGGCAGCTGGCAAGCAAGCTCCACATTTCAATCATTCGAGGAAATGCTGCCGAACTTGCCAACCTGATCGGGGAGCCGTGGGAAATTAAAGGTGTCGATGCCGCCGATTCTGACAGAGGTATTCGGGAACTCGCAGTCCTCGCTGCCCGTCAGCTAAAGACTGTTATCGTCATTACCGGTAAAGAAGATGTTATTACAGACGGCAAATCAACCTATGTTATCCAAAACGGCCATCCCCTGCTAACAAGGGTGACCGGCACGGGATGCTTGCTTACCTCAGTAATCGGAGCGTTTTCAGCTGTTGAAAAAAATAGCATTAAAGCTGCCGCCGCTGCAGTAATTTCCTATGGTGTTGCTGCAGAAATTGCTGCAGAAAAGGCCGAAGTACATGGGCCAGGCAGTTTTCAATTGGTATTCCTAGACCAGCTTTATAAGCTAAATAGCGCTGATATTGAAGAAAGATGCTCGTATCAATTTTTCAAGGAGGAATTGTAACGATGAGAAAAGTGTTGACGATTGCTGGTTCGGATAGCGGCGGCGGTGCCGGTATTCAGGCTGATATAAAAACATTTCAGGAGCTTGGAGTATATGGCATGTCTGTCCTGACAGCGGTAACCGCACAGAACACGCTCGGAGTTCAGGCTGTTTATCCAATGACAGCGGACGCTGTCGTTGAACAAATCCGTTCGATTGGGGACGATATCGGAACAGACGCGCTTAAGACAGGGATGCTGTTCAATGCTGAAATCATTGAAGAAGTGTCGAGAAATATTGCAGTCTATGACTGGAAAAACGTCGTCGTCGATCCGGTTATGATTGCAAAAGGCGGAGCCTCTTTGCTCCAGCAGGAAGCTGTGACCGCTATGAAAAAATACTTATTGCCGCTAGCAAAAGTTGTAACCCCAAATATTCCTGAAGCCGAGGTGCTGACGGGGTTGAGCATTACAACCGATGAAGATAAAAAGAAAGCCGCTAAACAGCTCTATTCCTTAGGCGTGCAAAATGTGGTCATTAAAGGCGGCCACGATGAAAATACCAGCCAGTCTATTGATATCCTTTATGATGGAAAGGAATTTTTATATTTTGCTAGTGAGCGAATACAGACAAAGAACACTCACGGTACCGGTTGTACCTTTTCTGCGGCAATAGCGGCCGAACTGGCTAAAGGAAGTACGGTTATTGACGCTGTTTCTCATGCTAAGAAGTTTATCCAGGCAGCTATTGTACATCCGATAGATATTGGCTCTGGCCACGGGCCGACCAACCATTGGGCCTACAACCAAGCTATTCTTGCGGAAAGGCGGTAAGCAAAATGACAAGAATTGACCCGACAAATATGAAAGAGTTACTTAAGGTTTATTTTATATCCGGAAGCAATAATTGCCTGAAACAGCTAGAAGAGGTTCTTGAAGAAGCGATTAAAGGCGGCATCACACTGTTCCAGTTCCGTGAAAAAGGAACGAATGCCCTTAAAGGTGATGATAGAACAGATCTGGCAAAGCGGCTTTTCAATATTTGCAAACAATATAATGTTCCGTTTATCGTGAATGACGATATTGAACTTGCGCTTGCAATTAATGCGGACGGTGTCCATATTGGCCAGGATGACGGCTGTGCTGAGGAAGTCAGGAAAAGGATTGGTGATAAGCTGCTGGGTGTTTCCGCTCACAGCGAAAAGGAAGTCCAGCTTGCTAGCCAGGCAGGTGCCGATTATGTAGGAATTGGGCCAATTTTTTCAACTTCAACAAAGGAAGACGCAAAAGCAGCACGAGGGACTTCCTTAATTAAAGAGCTCCGGAAAAAGGGTTATGATATTCCGATAGTTGGAATTGGCGGAATTACAACCAGCAATGCCGCCCCGGTCATCGAAGCTGGTGCAGACGGCGTATCGGTGATTACCGCAATCAGCCTGACTGAAAACTCGTTTGATGCCGCGCGACAACTTAAACAGGAAGTAACTATGCAAGGAGGGGTTACTCGATGAAACCTACACAAAAGCTCACGCTGACCGCGATGTTTATAGCAATTGGAACATTAACCAGTCACCTTTTCTACATCCCGCTCGGCGTGGTCAAAGCTTTTCCCATTCAGCATGTTATGAATGTATTATCTGCGGTTTTGCTTGGTCCCTTTTACGCGGTTGCCCAGGCGTTTGGCGTGTCGCTTTTAAGAAACCTGATGGGAACTGGTTCAGTATTCGCATTCCCTGGCAGCATACTAGGCGCCTTGCTCGCAGCTTATTTTTATAAAAAATTCAAGAGTCTTGGAATGGCATTTACAGGTGAAGTGATTGGAACCGGAATTCTGGGCGCTTTTGCCTCTTATCCTATCGCCTTATTAGTCATTGGCCAGGAAGCCACCCTTTTCGGCTTCATTCCAGCATTTGTAACAAGCTCCTTTGTTGGCGCGGCAATGGGTTTTGGCGTCCTGAAGGTAATAGGACGCACTAAAGTGACAGAACTGAAATTATAATGTAGGTTTTGGGCTCGTAAATAAGCAATGGATCCGTTTTCGGGCGGTTTCTTATTAATATTCACAAGAAAAGACGTATGAATTGGCATACGTCTTTTCTATTATTTATCAAGGTTTTTACAGTTTTCTATTAATTACGTTATTAGTGGATCAGGTCAAGTACCAAGCTGATAAATAGACGGAAGGATTCCGCTTAATTAGTTAATACATTAAAAAATAGCTTACATAGACGGAGAGATTCCGCCTATTGATTCAAAACCGTATGTAAATGAGGGCTTTTGCCTTGCATAGGCGGAAAATGTCCGCTTATTTACACCCAATCAAAGCTCCGTCCTCACTCTAACCGGAAAATCTCCGCTTATTTTACTTTTACTGGTTGTGACATGACATCAAATTTTAAAGGAGGTAACCCCGTATTACGAGTAAGTGAGGTTTCGGCAAGTGAGGTTTCGGCTTTTCTTAGCCAGTACCCTTATTTTTATATCTCTATATAGCGGGTGATACCAGTTTAAGTGCTTCACTTACTGCCCAGCTCTGATGTCCATGGAAAAGAGAGTTGATAGCCTCTTCCGGCTTCATCCAGACGAGGTTATGGTCTTCCTCTGTTGGCATTTGGACCTTTTTGCCGGCTTCACATAAGTAAAAATAGCCATCACTCAGATAATAGGTATCATCCAAAGTTGAAACAAAGTAACGCTGTGCCCGGCCAATAAATGGGCCAATTTCACTCTGGATCCCGAGCTCCTCCAGGTTCTCCCTTTTCAGGCATTCCTCATGGGTTTCGTTCCCTTCCAGCCCTCCCCCCGGCAGGAAGTACTTTCCCCCGCATTCCACGATTCCGATTTTAGCTTTTGCGCTGTTGAACATTAGGCCATATACTGCGGGCCTCTCCAAATATTCTTCCCGCTCAATCTTTTCCCCAAAAATTCTCAATGCCTCTCCCCCTTTTATAAAACCGCAAGTGCCTTCGCGGCAGGCAAAACCGCCTATTTCCCTTGTGGAGCTAGACAGGACAGAAAAAGCAGCGAATGAACGCTGCTTCCCTTCTTCTATCCTATTTTACCATTTTCCGCTTTATCAATCAGCTGGAACAGAAAGCGATATATCCGGCTAAATGCCTCACCGATCGTCATATTTTCAAAAAAATCATTGAGCTTGTTAATGGAGAAATTGAAATTCCATATGCCCTCGTTTGCATCAAACATTAATCCATAATCAAGCTTGTCAAAACCAAATTCTTCTTCCAGCACCTTCCTTAGCTGTTCGCCGTATTTTTTCTGAAGCTTAAGCCCAACCAGCGCAGAGTAGTGGCCAAAGAGGTCGTCCATCTCAAGTGAGACCGCATCGACGCCAATAAGTTCAAACCATTCCGACTCCATGTAAAGAAATTCATTTTTATTTTCCTGTAGATAGGTGAGTGGCTGTTCAAGCAGTTCTGGCCCTGCTTCAGCAATCAGCTGTTCGGTTTCCTTGTTACTTCGTTCAATATACGCATTCATGAACCGGTCCCGCGCATCCCGTTCAGCTATCAATCCCGCCTGAACCATAGCATGTTTTTCAGCAAATTCCTTTTCCTCCTTAAACAACGCCTGGGCTTCATTCTCTTTTAAAAATTCTTCAAATTTGTATTTCAGCATATACGCTTCCTCCGAAACATAGTTTTGTATGTCTATACTTGGTTATACCATTAATAGTGGGATTTACAAACTTCCAGGTAAGCAGGGATTTAGCTTTTTCTTTAAAAAAACTCTCTGGTTCGGTTGAGATGGGTGCGGTTAAAGCACTGTAACTGCTGCCAATTGCCAATGCAGATTGGATGCACAATCTACAGATAGTTTTCTGTTTTTTTGGCAAAAATAATCTTTGCGGGGTTTGATTGGATTCTTGTCCAGGCTATGGTAAAGTAAGTGAAGTAAAGAAAGCGAGTGATTGTAATGATAAAAATTGATCTTCCATCACCAGATGTGGTCCTGACTCGGAAAAGCCAGTTAGGGGAGCCAGTTGAAGCAGTGATTAGCAGTAAATATGGGTTTACCGATTATAATCGGATTCCACGCGATAAAGGCGGCATCATTCTGTTTTACGATGCAAATGATGACTTGATGTTCGTCGGCAAGGCTAGAAAGCTGCGCCCGCGCGTTAAGCGACATTTCGAGGATACCGTTTCGCCAATCAAGAACCATCGTGACGACGTAAAAAAGATTGCAGTCCTAGTCATTGATGACCCAATGGAGCGCGAAATTTATGAAACTTATGCCATCAACACATTGAAGGCGAAGTATAATGTTGATAAAGTTTTCTACAAATAAACCTGTGATGTAACGCTCAGATTTAATCTGGGCGTTTTTCGTTGTTTTTTTCAGCAATGGATGCCTATAGAGCCCGTAGGATAAGGCCTAACACTGGCAGCAAGACTAATACAAGTATACTTTGAAAAAAAGTTAGAATACTATCTCGTTTCCAAGTATTTTGTTTCGGATAACGGTTTGTTAGCCTTTGGAAAACAAACAGACAGAACCACCAGAAAATTAAGGAATACAGCACTGAATTAAAGTCTTGATAAATCATCATTCTCCTCCCCCTCGTTCACTCCGAAATATTTATAGGTTGACATCGATAGCAGCATCTCTTGATAAAATCTTATTTTGTCATACATAAACTTTTGGAAGTGTCACATAGAACATGAAAAGTGCGCAGAAAATCGAACCGTAAAGCCAAAAACATGCGCACATTTTATTTCTAAATTATACCATAAACACAGCATTTTCAATTGCATGCAGAAAAGCCCAATTCGCAGGAGAATTGGACTGTTAGTTTTATTATTAAATTTAAAAAGTTTCGATGGAGAGGTATTTTTTAAGTGTTTCTTGTAAGGTTCCTTTTGTTTCGGCTTTGTCGATAAATGTAATGCCATAATGAATCATTTTTCTGACCAGGTCTGGGCGAAGACCTGTTATGACGCCTTTGCAGCCCATCATATTAATACCATTCAATACTTTCTGGAAGTGGTCCATGACATCCATTTCCATAGTTGCGATACCTGACAGATCCAGGATCAACGTTTGGACTTTTTGGTTGGCAATTTCTATTAACACCTTTTCCTCTATTGTCCGCATCCGGTACGAATCAATCAAGCCAATAAGTGGAAGGACTGATACAGAGGGACTGACTGGAATGATTGGAACGGATAAATGCTCGACAAGCTTGCGCTGCGTGTTTAAAAGCTCGTCCTTGAAGGTTGAATAGCTTAAAAAGAAATTGTTGAGGAATTGGTCGATTTTATCGTTAATTCGTTTCTCAAGACCAAAGAAATCTTCTTTTTTCACCAGGCTGCCATTATGTTGGTCGAATTGGTAGATAAATTTCCATAAAGTACGGCGGACCGCCTGAATCCATTCAAGTTTAAAAGAAAGGGTCAGCGCATGTTCAGCCCAAATTTGCCCTTCTTGCTCGGCAAAACGGATTAGTTCCTCTTCTTTTTCTTCTAAAACATAACTTGCAAGCAGTTCTGCATTCTTTAACAGATCAATATTCCCTTTTTGAAGAATCTCGTGGATTTTAGATGCAACACCCACAGCCTCCGAGAGTAATTGTTGTTTAAATTCTTCACGGTTCTCCGTAACGTACTCGGAAATCTGCAACCCTAAATTTACGGTAGATTCCATTTTATCTTTTTCCCCTTTTTATTTATTTCGAGTTGGTTAACAACTTATTTATAGTGTTAAAAGTATAACACTGATACTTTACTCAGAAAAATAATTAACCCTTCCTTATAACCCAACATATCTCTACCCTTTTTTATTTAAGGGTAAACATGTTTTTTATTACTTTTTACTACAGCTAGAAGGATTTTCCTTTCTATTTTTCCTAATATTTTTTATTATTAACATA is drawn from Bacillus sp. FJAT-18017 and contains these coding sequences:
- a CDS encoding DUF2268 domain-containing putative Zn-dependent protease (predicted Zn-dependent protease with a strongly conserved HExxH motif) yields the protein MLEIKQITPIELVSNRNNLEEFLRQEFAGRVSERTWMTEWEQLAQRFQMFQFLEMTESELKSMEWNTADIEQVVRETFQIVSRYLPLDEMRIMVVPALPFSYFEKQPLSLWSNAFTNGPGNIIVAIPPQPDIDFLQYLLAHEMHHACPENPIYNISLSSFTLEQWFKMEGTAEFFSLSLFKDKRWWKDNLPKEREILYWNECKDHLQSTNDMIKSPLCFGSRKRGIPVFAGYLFALSLVSNYVSTNPTKDIRELYKLEPAKLIECYKGSVER
- a CDS encoding putative holin-like toxin translates to MPVTVFESLTLMITFAGLVVAILSSSQKK
- a CDS encoding putative holin-like toxin; this translates as MKGVMPVTVYESLTLMITFAGFVVTILSFTNKK
- a CDS encoding 3-oxoacyl-ACP reductase — protein: MEIKDQIVLVTGASRGLGREIARSFAREGAKVVINYFNSEEHAVALERELGDRAIAIRADVRNADQVIAMFEKAKNHFDAPITTIINNALVSFKFDPVKNKDAFKVAWEDYHQQLEGAIRGALNTVQAGLPRMKESQFGRIINIGTNLVQNPVVPYHDYNTSKAALLGFTRSMAADLGQYGITVNMVSGGLLQTTDASAATSDEVFNLIKASTPMKKVTTPAEMADSVLFFASPWSRAVTGQNIMADGGLVMS
- the thiM gene encoding hydroxyethylthiazole kinase, with translation MEKTEITSLLHRVRQTNPLVHNITNVVVANFTANGLLALGASPVMAYAAEEVADMARIAGSLVLNIGTLTPSVVEAMIIAGSSANKQGVPVILDPVGAGATPYRTETARQLASKLHISIIRGNAAELANLIGEPWEIKGVDAADSDRGIRELAVLAARQLKTVIVITGKEDVITDGKSTYVIQNGHPLLTRVTGTGCLLTSVIGAFSAVEKNSIKAAAAAVISYGVAAEIAAEKAEVHGPGSFQLVFLDQLYKLNSADIEERCSYQFFKEEL
- the thiD gene encoding bifunctional hydroxymethylpyrimidine kinase/phosphomethylpyrimidine kinase, coding for MRKVLTIAGSDSGGGAGIQADIKTFQELGVYGMSVLTAVTAQNTLGVQAVYPMTADAVVEQIRSIGDDIGTDALKTGMLFNAEIIEEVSRNIAVYDWKNVVVDPVMIAKGGASLLQQEAVTAMKKYLLPLAKVVTPNIPEAEVLTGLSITTDEDKKKAAKQLYSLGVQNVVIKGGHDENTSQSIDILYDGKEFLYFASERIQTKNTHGTGCTFSAAIAAELAKGSTVIDAVSHAKKFIQAAIVHPIDIGSGHGPTNHWAYNQAILAERR
- the thiE gene encoding thiamine phosphate synthase, with the protein product MTRIDPTNMKELLKVYFISGSNNCLKQLEEVLEEAIKGGITLFQFREKGTNALKGDDRTDLAKRLFNICKQYNVPFIVNDDIELALAINADGVHIGQDDGCAEEVRKRIGDKLLGVSAHSEKEVQLASQAGADYVGIGPIFSTSTKEDAKAARGTSLIKELRKKGYDIPIVGIGGITTSNAAPVIEAGADGVSVITAISLTENSFDAARQLKQEVTMQGGVTR
- the thiW gene encoding energy coupling factor transporter S component ThiW — translated: MKPTQKLTLTAMFIAIGTLTSHLFYIPLGVVKAFPIQHVMNVLSAVLLGPFYAVAQAFGVSLLRNLMGTGSVFAFPGSILGALLAAYFYKKFKSLGMAFTGEVIGTGILGAFASYPIALLVIGQEATLFGFIPAFVTSSFVGAAMGFGVLKVIGRTKVTELKL
- a CDS encoding NUDIX hydrolase gives rise to the protein MRIFGEKIEREEYLERPAVYGLMFNSAKAKIGIVECGGKYFLPGGGLEGNETHEECLKRENLEELGIQSEIGPFIGRAQRYFVSTLDDTYYLSDGYFYLCEAGKKVQMPTEEDHNLVWMKPEEAINSLFHGHQSWAVSEALKLVSPAI
- a CDS encoding nucleotide excision repair endonuclease, with product MIKIDLPSPDVVLTRKSQLGEPVEAVISSKYGFTDYNRIPRDKGGIILFYDANDDLMFVGKARKLRPRVKRHFEDTVSPIKNHRDDVKKIAVLVIDDPMEREIYETYAINTLKAKYNVDKVFYK
- a CDS encoding STAS domain-containing protein: MESTVNLGLQISEYVTENREEFKQQLLSEAVGVASKIHEILQKGNIDLLKNAELLASYVLEEKEEELIRFAEQEGQIWAEHALTLSFKLEWIQAVRRTLWKFIYQFDQHNGSLVKKEDFFGLEKRINDKIDQFLNNFFLSYSTFKDELLNTQRKLVEHLSVPIIPVSPSVSVLPLIGLIDSYRMRTIEEKVLIEIANQKVQTLILDLSGIATMEMDVMDHFQKVLNGINMMGCKGVITGLRPDLVRKMIHYGITFIDKAETKGTLQETLKKYLSIETF